The following proteins come from a genomic window of Triticum aestivum cultivar Chinese Spring chromosome 6A, IWGSC CS RefSeq v2.1, whole genome shotgun sequence:
- the LOC123128674 gene encoding beta-1,3-galactosyltransferase pvg3-like: protein MPAPSNFLKSMAAAAAAKHGGGGGGGGGEHHPAATAARKQQQHAVGFPSLSTSSKALVLLPLLLLAFIYLFVYPKEFELQSLMSSCVPPPGTYTAAGNLSSTSAIAYARKKPDFRLLIGILTRADVYERRHLLRMVYGLQLAADPALAAQVDVRFVFCRLYKDDQRVLIPLEILAHGDVIVLDGCEENLNGGKTHTFFSAVAELYADAPYDYVMKADDDILIRLPALVTSLGAMPREDMYYGATIPCNSMDPGRGYMSGMGYALSWDLVQWVAGAGEVTRGRTVGPEDRMTGEWLRVGGKGRNRFNAKPAMYDYPLPVPVDQCSHEFVPDTIAVHRLKDNPRWAHALGYFNFTAGLKPSKFYKFDP, encoded by the coding sequence ATGCCGGCGCCGAGCAACTTCCTCAagtccatggccgccgccgccgccgcgaagcacggaggaggaggagggggagggggaggagagcaCCACCCGGCCGCCACGGCGGCGAGGAAGCAGCAGCAGCACGCCGTGGGCTTCCCGAGTCTGTCCACGTCCAGCAAGGCGCTCGTCCTGCTCCCGCTCCTGCTcctcgccttcatctacctcttcGTGTACCCCAAGGAGTTCGAGCTGCAGTCGCTGATGAGCTCCTGCGTCCCGCCGCCGGGCACCTACACCGCCGCCGGCAACCTGTCGTCCACGTCCGCCATCGCGTACGCCCGGAAGAAGCCGGACTTCCGGCTCCTCATCGGCATCCTGACGCGCGCCGACGTGTACGAGCGGCGCCACCTGCTGCGCATGGTGTACGGGCTGcagctcgccgccgaccccgccctcGCCGCGCAGGTGGACGTGCGGTTCGTCTTCTGCCGGCTCTACAAGGACGACCAGCGCGTGCTGATCCCGCTGGAGATCCTGGCGCACGGGGACGTGATCGTGCTGGACGGGTGCGAGGAGAACCTCAACGGCGGCAAGACGCACACCTTCTTCTCCGCCGTGGCGGAGCTCTACGCCGACGCGCCCTACGACTACGTGATGAAGGCGGACGACGACATCCTGATCCGGCTGCCGGCGCTGGTGACGTCGCTGGGGGCGATGCCGCGGGAGGACATGTACTACGGCGCCACCATCCCGTGCAACAGCATGGACCCCGGGAGGGGGTACATGTCCGGGATGGGGTACGCGCTGTCGTGGGACCTGGTGCAGTGGGTGGCCGGCGCCGGCGAGGTCACCCGGGGGCGCACGGTCGGGCCGGAGGACAGGATGACCGGGGAGTGGCTGAGGGTGGGCGGGAAGGGGCGCAACAGGTTCAACGCCAAGCCGGCCATGTACGACTACCCGCTGCCGGTGCCCGTGGACCAGTGCTCCCACGAGTTCGTGCCCGACACCATCGCCGTGCACCGCCTCAAGGACAACCCGCGCTGGGCGCACGCCCTCGGATACTTCAACTTCACCGCCGGGCTCAAGCCCTCCAAGTTCTACAAGTTCGACCCCTAG
- the LOC123131128 gene encoding ETHYLENE INSENSITIVE 3-like 5 protein codes for MDQGTHSRWRSPFPGSPMERVDAHGGGLKALEVDVEQQEEIIDFEAEPPGSSESVEISNLKKRMWKDQMRLMKLEGRAGARSGAPARRQLEDQEEDGPEARCRRKAMLRAQDGVLWHMMKMMQSCNARGFVYGVIDEAGEPTSGSSDSLRGWWKDKVVFDRRGPKALITGSSAAAGSSSPLGLASYLHRLQGIQDNTLGSVLSALLQHCEPPQRNFPLERGLAPPWWPTGKEPWWGTQGETQAHQGAPPYRKPHDLKKAWKVSLLSAVIKHMSPRFDQMRRLVWQSKRLQQRMSAKESDTWSKVLRQEEALSGRLKSSLRITPLDDDYDDGEGLEDGPEDVARGPHDKRKCEGVPSGSSGGKCRRRPRGGSRDLAAVVPGLEAGVLAEESQSPINELMELYYSCLQGGGAEEKHDVAMQGAPGGVDDVAQQFLMDVIGSCPEVDHVLRLMEE; via the coding sequence ATGGATCAGGGCACCCACAGTCGATGGAGGAGTCCATTTCCCGGGTCGCCCATGGAGCGCGTGGACGCGCATGGCGGTGGCCTCAAGGCGCTGGAGGTGGACGTGGAGCAGCAAGAGGAGATAATCGACTTCGAGGCAGAGCCGCCGGGCTCCTCTGAATCGGTCGAGATCTCCAACCTCAAGAAGCGCATGTGGAAGGACCAGATGCGCCTCATGAAGCTCGAGGGCCGTGCCGGCGCCAGGAGCGGTGCGCCGGCCCGGCGGCAGCtggaggaccaggaggaggacggTCCCGAGGCGCGGTGCCGGCGGAAGGCGATGCTGCGCGCGCAGGACGGCGTGCTCTGGCACATgatgaagatgatgcagtcctgCAACGCGCGCGGGTTCGTGTACGGCGTGATCGACGAGGCCGGCGAGCCCACGTCCGGCTCCTCCGACAGCCTCCGCGGCTGGTGGAAGGACAAGGTCGTCTTCGACCGCAGGGGCCCGAAGGCCCTCATCACcggcagctccgccgccgccggtaGCAGCAGCCCGCTGGGGCTTGCCTCCTACCTCCACCGCCTCCAGGGCATCCAGGACAACACGCTGGGCTCGGTGCTCTCGGCGCTCCTCCAGCACTGCGAGCCGCCGCAGCGCAACTTTCCCCTGGAGCGGGGCCTGGCGCCGCCGTGGTGGCCGACGGGGAAGGAGCCGTGGTGGGGCACGCAGGGCGAGACGCAGGCCCACCAGGGGGCGCCGCCGTACCGGAAGCCGCACGACCTGAAGAAGGCGTGGAAGGTGTCCCTGCTGAGCGCGGTGATCAAGCACATGAGCCCGCGCTTCGACCAGATGCGCAGGCTCGTGTGGCAGTCCAAGCGGCTGCAGCAGAGGATGAGCGCCAAGGAGTCCGACACCTGGTCCAAGGTGCTCCGGCAGGAGGAGGCGCTCAGCGGCCGGCTCAAGAGCTCGCTTCGGATCACGCCCCTCGACGACGACTACGACGACGGCGAGGGGCTGGAGGACGGCCCGGAAGACGTGGCGCGTGGCCCGCATGACAAGCGCAAGTGCGAGGGCGTCCCGAGCGGCAGCTCGGGCGGGAAGTGCCGCCGCAGGCCAAGAGGCGGGAGCCGGGACCTGGCTGCGGTGGTGCCCGGGCTCGAGGCCGGAGTCCTCGCCGAGGAGAGCCAGAGCCCCATCAACGAGCTCATGGAGCTGTACTACAGCTGCCTGCAGGGGGGCGGTGCGGAGGAGAAACACGACGTGGCGATGCAGGGAGCGCCGGGAGGCGTCGATGATGTGGCGCAGCAATTCCTGATGGATGTCATCGGGAGCTGCCCGGAAGTAGATCATGTGCTGCGCTTGATGGAGGAGTGA